From Diaminobutyricibacter sp. McL0608, one genomic window encodes:
- the purF gene encoding amidophosphoribosyltransferase codes for MSGGDGLLSHDLMPGEKGPQDACGVFGVWAPGEEVAKLSYFGLYALQHRGQESAGIATSDGKKILIYKDMGLVSQVFNENALNTLTGHIAVGHTRYSTTGASSWQNAQPTLGRTAAGTVALGHNGNLTNTAELLQLVHERYPQTDGELSRGNTTDTAVVTALLTGDLDHTLEATAIEVLPRLRGAYCLVFMDETTLYAARDPQGVRPLVLGRLERGWVVASETAALDIVGASFVREVEPGELISIDENGLRSVRFAEEKRAGCVFEYVYLARPDTTIAGRGVHEARVEMGRRLAKEHPIEADLVIPTPESGTPAAIGYAQASGIPFGQGLVKNSYVGRTFIQPSQTIRQRGIKLKLNPLKEVIKGKRLVVVDDSIVRGNTQRALVSMLREAGAAEVHVRISSPPITWPCFYGIDFASRAELIATGLGVDEVRQSIGADSLGYLSEDGMIAATEQPRDRLCTACFTGKYPIPLPDAHHLGKNLLERPTAVDPESVAAGGCDPGPDAEFEVVLDASELRERALAQSGQLPFGDPGRQE; via the coding sequence TTCGGCGTCTGGGCACCAGGCGAAGAAGTCGCCAAACTCAGTTACTTCGGCCTCTATGCGCTGCAGCACCGCGGCCAGGAGTCGGCGGGCATCGCGACCAGCGACGGCAAGAAGATCCTCATCTACAAAGACATGGGTCTCGTCTCGCAGGTCTTCAACGAGAACGCGCTGAACACGCTCACCGGGCACATCGCCGTCGGTCACACGCGCTACTCCACGACCGGCGCGTCCAGCTGGCAGAACGCGCAGCCGACCCTCGGCCGCACTGCCGCAGGAACCGTCGCGCTCGGCCACAACGGCAACCTGACCAACACCGCCGAGCTCCTGCAGCTCGTCCACGAGCGCTACCCGCAGACCGACGGTGAGCTCTCGCGCGGCAACACGACCGACACCGCCGTCGTCACCGCTCTGCTGACCGGCGACCTCGACCACACGCTCGAAGCGACCGCGATCGAGGTACTTCCCCGGCTGCGGGGCGCATACTGCCTCGTCTTCATGGACGAGACCACCCTCTACGCGGCCCGCGACCCGCAAGGCGTCCGCCCGCTGGTACTCGGCCGTCTCGAGCGCGGCTGGGTCGTCGCATCCGAGACAGCCGCACTCGACATCGTCGGAGCGAGCTTCGTGCGCGAGGTGGAGCCTGGCGAACTGATCTCCATCGACGAGAACGGGCTGCGCAGCGTTCGGTTCGCCGAAGAGAAGCGCGCCGGCTGCGTCTTCGAGTACGTCTACCTGGCCCGACCCGACACGACCATCGCCGGACGCGGGGTGCACGAGGCGCGGGTCGAGATGGGTCGCCGCCTGGCGAAGGAGCACCCGATCGAAGCCGACCTGGTCATCCCGACGCCCGAATCCGGCACGCCTGCCGCGATCGGCTACGCGCAGGCGAGCGGCATCCCGTTCGGGCAGGGCCTCGTCAAGAACTCCTACGTGGGCCGCACGTTCATCCAGCCTTCGCAGACCATCCGCCAGCGCGGCATCAAGCTGAAGCTGAACCCGCTCAAAGAGGTGATCAAGGGCAAGCGCCTGGTGGTCGTCGACGACTCGATCGTGCGCGGCAACACGCAGCGTGCACTGGTGTCGATGCTGCGCGAGGCGGGGGCTGCCGAAGTCCATGTGCGCATCTCCAGCCCGCCCATCACGTGGCCGTGCTTCTACGGCATCGACTTCGCGTCGCGGGCCGAACTCATCGCGACCGGACTCGGCGTCGACGAGGTGCGCCAGTCGATCGGCGCGGACTCGCTCGGCTACCTGAGCGAAGACGGGATGATCGCCGCGACCGAGCAGCCGCGCGACCGCCTCTGCACAGCGTGCTTCACGGGCAAATACCCGATCCCGCTGCCCGACGCGCACCACCTCGGCAAGAACCTGCTCGAGCGGCCTACAGCGGTCGACCCCGAGAGTGTCGCCGCGGGCGGCTGCGACCCGGGGCCGGATGCGGAGTTCGAGGTCGTCCTCGACGCGTCCGAGCTGCGCGAGCGGGCGCTGGCCCAGTCCGGCCAGCTGCCGTTCGGCGACCCCGGCCGCCAGGAGTAG